The Verrucomicrobiia bacterium DNA window GAAATAATAAGACAGACAGAGTGCTATTGATTGTTGACCAGGTATTCATTCGGGCTTGGAGGGAGGGGGCGGGGTGGGTGAGGTGCAAATAGACTGAAATTCTGTGCATATGCACGCAGTTTAAGGTGATTCCGGGGCGGTTGCTTCGGGGATGTGGGTTCTCATAGGGTGGCCGGGTGCGTTGGCGAGTCGTGGCATGGTTATTCGGCGTGGGTCTTGCGGTGGCGGGGTGCGACCGGGAGGCGGTGTCGGTGTCTGGGCGGCCGGGGACGGCACCGGGGGCGCCTGTGGCACCGGCCACAACCGGGTTGGGGGGGGCAGGTTCGCCCTGGCTGGACGATGGACGACCGCAGGCGGGGCTGCCGCGGATGCGGTTGTATTTGGGGGCGCACGAACTGGATGCGGAACTGGCGCTGACGACGGCGGCGATCCAGAAGGGGATGATGTGGCGGACCAACGTGGCGGAGACGGAGGGGATGCTCTTTGTGTTCGGACGGCCGCATCAGACGGCGTTCTGGATGAAGAATGTCCCGATCGACATCGATGTGGCGTACCTGGACACCGAGGGGATCATCCGGGAGATCCACCGGTTGGAGCGGTTCAACACGAACCCGGTTCCGGCGCGGACGGACACCATTCAGTTTGCGCTGGAGACGGCGGAGGGATGGTTTGAGCGGCGCGGGATCGGGCCGGGGGTGATGGTGCGGACGGACCGTGGATCGTTGCGGGAGACCTTTGCGGGTGCGGGGCCGAGACCCTGAAATCATGAAACGACCGAATTCGGAGCGACTGTTCGAGGAGGCGTTGCGGCTCATGCCCGGCGGGGTGAATTCGCCGGTGCGGGCGTTTCGCGCGGTGGGCGGGACACCCTTTTTTGCGCGGCGGGCGGCCGGTGCGCGGGTGTGGGATGCGGACGACCGGGAGTATATCGACTACGTGGGGACCTGGGGGCCGGCGATTCACGGGCATGCCTTTCCGCCGATCATCCGGGCCGTGCAGGAGGCGGCGGAACGGGGAACCAGCTTCGGGATACCGAATCCGCTGGAGGTGGAGATGGCGCGGTTGATCCGGGAGCTGGTGCCGTCGGTGGAGAAGGTGCGGTTCACCAATTCGGGGACGGAGGCGTGCCTGACGGCGGTTCGGCTGGCGCGAGGGGCGACGGGGCGGGATCTGATGGTGAAGTTTGCGGGCTGCTACCACGGGCATGTGGATGCGTTGCTGGTGAAGGCGGGGTCGGGGGCGTTGACCTTGGGGCAGCCTGACAGTGCGGGGATCCCGGCGGAGGTGGCACGGCACACGGTGGTGTTGCCGTTCAATGATTTCGAGGCGGCGCAGGCGCTGTTCCGGGAGCGGGGCCGGGAGATTGCGGGGTTGATTCTCGAGCCGGTGCCGGCCAATGCGGGGCTGTATCTGCCGAAGCCGGGTTACCTCGAGGAACTCCGGAGGTTGACGGACGAGAGCGGGGCCCTGCTGATCTTTGACGAGGTGATGACGGGGTTTCGGCTGGCGCGGGGCGGGGCGCAGGAGGTGTACGGGATCCGGCCGGATCTGAGTTGTTTTGGGAAGATCATCGGGGGCGGGCTTCCCGTGGGTGCGATTGGAGGGCGCGGGGACGTGATGGACCGGCTGGCACCGGTGGGGCCGGTGTACCAGGCGGGGACGTTGAGCGGGAATCCGCTGGCGATGGCGGCGGGGTTGGCCTCGCTGGAGGCGCTGCGGGATGGGGCGGCCTACGGCCGGCTCGAGGCCCTGGGGTCGAGGCTGGAGGACGGGTTGCGGGAGGCGGCCCGGCGACACGGGATACCGATGCGGTTGCAGCGTCTGGGGTCGTTGTTCTGCGGGTATTTCACGGACCGCGAGGTACACAGTCTGGACGACGCGATGACGTCGGATCGGGCCCGGTTTGCGCGGTTCTTTCACGGGTTGCTGGATCGCGGCGTGTACCTGGCGCCATCGCAGTTCGAGGCGGGGTTTGTGTCCACGGCGCACACGGAAGCGGACCTGGAGACCACGGTGCGCTGCGCTTCGGAGGCCCTGGCGGAACTCGCACGGGGATAAGGGCCATGCGCATTCTGGCATTGGATCACGGGACGGTGCGGATTGGGGCGGCGGTGAGCGACGAGCTGGGGATGCTGGCGCATCCGATCGAGCACCTGCCGGCCGAGCCGGCGGCGACGTTTCTCGAGCGGTTGCGCGGGGTGCTGCGGGAGAAGGAGGTGTCGTTGATCGTCGTCGGGTTGCCGCGAAACATGGACGGGTCGCGCGGCCCGGCGGTGGAAAAGGTGGAGGTATTCGTGCAGTTCCTGAAGGAGGCGGTGGCCATTCCGGTGCGGACATGGGACGAGCGGCTTACCACGACGCAGGCGCACCGGATGCTGGCGGAGCGCGGTTTGAGGGAGCGGGAGCGTCGGGGACGGGTGGATTCATCGGCGGCCGCGGTCCTGCTGCAGAGCTACCTCGATGCGCAGGCGGCGGGGGGTGCAGGGGGAACGACCGGGGTTTGAGGTGTGGACGGGTCCGAGCCAGCGGCGGCCGGGGGTGGCGTGGTGAGGTTGCGCCTGGTGGTGGCCTACGACGGGACGGGGTATCAGGGGTGGCAGACGCAGACGATCGGGCAGGGCGTGCAGGAGAAGGTTGAGGAGGCCTTGCGCCGGGTGTTCCCGGGGGCGGGGGCGTTGCATGGGTCGAGCCGGACCGACACGGGCGTGCATGCACTGGGGATGGTGGCGCATGTGGATCTTCCCCGGGGGGAGTGGCGGATGCCGGGTTGGAAGGCGGTGCTGGCGGTGAACGCCCATCTGCCTGGGGACATCCGGGTGATGGGGGTGCGGCGGGCCCGTCCGGATTTCCATGCGCGCTTCCAGGCGATCTCGAAGGAATACCGGTACCGGATCTGGAACGGACCGGCGGAGAATCCGCTGCTTCGTCACCAGGCGTGGCATGTGCCGCGACCGCTGGATCGGGGGGCGATGCGGGAGGCGGCCCGGCACCTGGTGGGGCGGCACGACTTTGCGTCGTTCACGGCCAACCCCGGCTACGCGAGGGCCAGCACGGTGCGGACGATTCTGAGGTGCGAAGTGGTGGGGCGATCGCGGGAGGTGACGGTGGTGATCGAGGGGACGGGATTTCTCTACAAGATGTGCCGGGGCATTGCGGGCACCCTGGTGCAGGTCGGATTGGGGCGCATCGACGTCCGGGACATGGCGGGGATACTGGAGCGACGGGACCGGCGGGTGGCGGGCATGACGGCGCCGGCCCACGGGTTGGTGTTGTGGCGGGTGCGGTATGGGAGGGACGGGGAGCAGGTCTGAGCTGTCCGATGGGGAGGCGCTGCATCGGAGCAGCAGTCCTGAGTTGACTTGGGTGCATCCATGCAAATCGTGGATCCGTGCAAAAGCTTCAGGTTCTCTTTCCTGATCCGATGATGCGGCGGCTTCGCGAGGAGGCGGACCGCGAGGATGTACCGCTCAGCGAGATCATCCGTAAGGCGACAGCACACTGGCTGGATCGTTTGCCGTCGCAGGCGAGGCGGTTGACGCGTGTTCCGGTGGTTGATGCCGGGCGGTGCCTGCTGGACGCGGATGGGATGAAGGAGGCGCTGCATGAATAGCGTGGATGACCCATCCCATCGACGGATGAGGCGCCATTGCTAGGGCGCCACGGTGCATGGGGCGAGGACGGCGTCGCGCATGCCGTGGATGATCTTCTTGTCGGCGGGGCAGAGGGTGGCGAGGACGCCGCCGAGGTGGGGGCGGGCGGCATCGCGGTCACCGACGACGAAGTAGTAGGGGGACAGGCGGACGCGTCCGGGCATGGGGACGGGGGTGGCATGGTCGAAGTCGAACCAGGCGGTCTGGGTGAGGGCGGGTTTGTGGTAGCGCTGGAGGACGTGGGGGGCGCGGGGCCAGTTGGCGAGGGCCTGATCGACGGCGACGGACCAGTCGGCGGAGCTGAGGTCGCTGCCGAGGAAGACGCCGCGGGCGCCCCAGGCCTGGTCGGAGTATCCGGAGATTTTGAGGATGAGATCGCGATCGCGCTGGGAGAGGGCCTTGAGCTGGTGCCAGTCGGTGAGGCCGAGTTCGGGGATGGCGGCGTGGGGGGGGATGGGGGTGGGATCGAGGGCCCAGGAGTACGGGACGAGGCGCAGGAGGCGTTGCAGGAAGGCCTCGCCGAGTTCCTGGCGCCAGAAGTCGCGGAGGTGGCGGTTCCAGAGGAGGGCGAGGAGGAGTTTTTCTTCGAAGAGGGGTTTCGGAGGGGGGGTGAGGGTGAGGTGACCGTCGCGTGCGGCTTGGAAGGCGGGGGCGGCGGCCGGGACATTGGGAAGATCGAACAGTTCGAAGAAGCGATAGACGGCATCACCGTCCTGCCAGTTGCGAAAGTCCTGGGGCCGGACGTGAAAGCGGTCCGGGTCGAGCTGGGCGGCGAGCCATTCCATTTCGGGGCGGTAGGTGGCGGATTCCTCGGAGATGACGAGGTGGACACGGGGAGCGGCGCCGAAGATGCCGGCGAAGCCTTCGCGCATGGCGTGGTCCGAGCCGAGGAACGGGGGGGCATCGGCGGGGGCGGTTTCCCGGTAAGCCTGGTAGAGCCAGGTGGTGAGGCCGATGCCGCCGGGGACGGAATCGAGTTCGGTGATGGCGAGGCCGTTGTCGGTGAGGAGGAGGTCCGGGCGGATGACCCTGGGGACCTCGTTACGGAAGGCGGGATCGCGTTGCCAGGCGATGAGTTCGGGCGGCTTGCCCTGGTCGAGCCAGCGGGCGACCCAGTCGGGGGCTTTGCCGGCGATGCTGCGTCGGTAGAGGAGATTGGCGGCGCGATAGAACTGGAGAAGGACGCGGCCGAGGGATTCGATTTCGCGGGCGAGGGGGGGTGGGAGCGGAAAGGGGTCCAGGGCGATCCGCCAGTGGAGGTCGGCGAAGAGACCGCCGGGCGGGAGCCGGTCGCGGATCTGGCGGGGGCGATCGGACGGTTCGGTGGAGGGCGGGGTGGGGGCTTGGGAAGCGGCCACGCACGAGGCTAACGGGGGTTGGGGGGTGGGGTCACGCATTCAAGCGGGGGAGTGGGAGGGCCGATAGTGAGAGAGAGCCTGAGCGTCGGTTGACGCATTGCGCAGGGTTTGCTGTGTTGACGATCGAACTTCCTTTCCTGGGACCGGTCCCCTCGCGGTGGTGGAGGGGTGCCGCGCGCGGACTGGTGTTTCTCGGCGGATGGCTGGCGCTGGCGGGGCAGGCGATGGGGGATTCCGGGGCATCGGAGGATTCGATTCGGGGCACGATGGACGGCATTTCCGCCTACTGGCAGGTGCCGGACGAGCATCGCGAAGGGCGGCACCCGGTGGATATGTCGGTGGTGGTGCTTTACCACGACCGGCACTGGGGGGTGGGGTATTACGAGGATGAAGCGGGGAACCGGGGTTATCTGCCGGTGAGCCGGGAGGCCCCGGCGTTGGAGGTGGGTCAGCGGGTCCGGGTGCGGGGCGAGACCGATTGGAAGAGCGGTATTTTTGGAGCGGGGACGACGAAGGAAGTTCTGTCGATGGGGGCGGGATGGGAGCCTCTGCGGATTGAGGAGGGTTGGGAGGAGCACGAGCGGTACGATCTACGCTGGGTGGAAGTCGAGGGGCCGGTGGTGCGGACCATCGAGAGCGACGAGCATCATCTGGAGGTGCAGATTCAGAACGCCGGATTCCTGGTGACCGGGCGGATTCTGCTGAAGGACCGGTTTGTCCCGGTTCCGCAGGTGAGCGGGGCGCGGGTGCGACTGAGGGGCGTCTTGACGCGAACCATGGATCCGCAGGGGAGGCTGACGGCGGTGGAGGTTTGGGCGGGCCATCCGGGATTGATCGAGATTTCGGGCTGGCAGCGGGAGGATCCGCGATTCGAGGTGCCCGTCCGAGACATTGGAGATCTGGACACGGTGGCCGGGGGCACGCTGGTCCGCGTGCGAGGCGAGGTGCGCGAACACGAGGCGGGGTTGCAGGTGACGATTCGCGATGCGACGGGCCAGGTACGGGTGCGGACATTGCAGGCGCGGCGGCTGCGTCCCGGGGGGGAGGTGGAAGCGGTGGGCCGGGCGGCGAGAGCGGGAATTGAGACGCGGCTGGAGGATGGTTGGGTGCGTCTGGTGTCGTCCGATCGAAGACGTGAGCCGGTGCCGGCGACGGGTCTTCCCAGGCTGCGGGTGGTGGAACAGGTACGGGAACTGGCCCGGGAGCAGGCCGCGCTGGGGTATCCGGTGGGGTTGCACGGAGTGGTGACCTGGTCGCATCCGGGTGCACCGACGCTGTTTCTGGAGGACGCGACGGGGGGGCTTCAGGTGCGCCTGTCCGAGGCGGATCGCGAGCGGCCGCCGCTGCCGGGCATGGGTGTCTTGATTTCCGGAGTGACGGAACCGGGCCTGTACGCTCCGGTGGTGCGGGCGACGCAGGTTCGGGAGGGTGTTTCGATGGGGCTGCCCGAGGCCCGGCAGGTGACGTTGGACCATGCGCGGGCGGGGATCGAGGAGGGGCAGCGGATCGAATTGACGGGCTACCTGCGGGAGGTTGGGGGTGGGGATGGTTGGAGCCGGATGCGGCTGGCGACGCCCCGGGGCCGGTTTGAGGCGCGGTTGCCGTACGACGAGACGCTGGCGGGGTTGGTGGGAGGGATTGTGAGGGTGCAGGGCGTTTGCGTGGCCGGAGCCAACGACTCCCATCAACTGACCGGGATCGAGTTGTGGCTGCCGTCGTCGGACGGGGTGGTGGTGGATGTGGCCCCGACCGAGGATCCGTTTGGGTTGCCCATGCGAAGCCTGGAGAGTCTGGGACGCTTCGGGACGTTCCGGTCCCTGCACCGTCTGGTGCGGGTTTCGGGCGTGGTGCGATTGCATGTGCCCGGGCAGTACATGGTGATTGAGGAGGGGGAGGATGCGGCGTGGGTGTGGAGCCGGAACACCGAGCCGGTCGTACCCGGCACGGTGGTTGACGTGGTGGGATTGCCCGGGCGGGACGGGCAGGCCCTGATGGTTTACGAGGGCAGTTACCGGGTGAGGCGGGTGGGAGCGGAACCGCCGGCGACGGAGTTGACGGATGTTGCGACGGCGAATCCGGCGTGGGTCCACCGGTTGACCCGGCTGGACGGGGTGGTGCTGGACGTGTTCGGCGGGGAGGAGGGGCTTCACATGGTGTTGGAGAAGGACAGCGCTGCGTTCAAGGCATGGCTGGCGCCCAACACCTTGTGGGCCGGGGGTCCGATTCGGCGGGCGTGGGCACCGGGGAGCCGGGTACGGCTGACCGGGGTGTACAATCCTGCACAGGAGGAGGACGAGGCGATGGCCGGGGGTGTCCGGATCCAGATGAGGGCTCCGTCGGATGTCGAACTGTTGCAGGCGGCACCGTGGTGGAATCTGCGTCGGGCGGCGGGGGTGAGCCTGGGTCTTGGGGTGTGCGCCTTGATGGGATTGGGATGGGCGGTGTCGCTGCAGCGGCGGGTACGGAGTCAGACCGGGGAGATCCGGGCGCAGAACGAGGATCTGGTGCGGGCACGGGATGCGGCGGAGGCGGCGACCCGGGCGAAGAGCGTGTTTCTGGCGAACATGAGCCACGAGATCCGGACGCCGATGAACGGGGTGATCGGGATGACCCAGTTGCTGCTGGGGACGCCGTTGACGAAGGAGCAGTCCTCGATGGCGGCGACCTTGCGGGACAGCGCGGAGTCGTTGTTGAACGTGCTGAACGACATTCTCGACGTCTCGAAGATCGAGGCCGGGAAGGTTGACCTGGAGCGGGTCCAGTTCGATGTGCGGGAGACCGTCCGCTCGGTGACGGCGCTGCTGGGTCCGAAAGCGACGGAGAAGGGGATCGGGATGGTGGCGGAATTGGGGGCTGAAGTGCCGGGGAAAGTCTGGGGCGATCCGCTTCGGGTGCGGCAGGTGCTGCTGAACCTGGTGGGCAACGCGATCAAGTTTACCCGGCGCGGGGAGGTGCGGGTGGGGGTTGACGTGGAGGAGAGCGGGGGGATGGGCGCGCTGCCGGTCTGCCTTCGGTTCACCGTGGCGGACACCGGGTTGGGCATTTCCGAGGAGGCCCGGAGCCGGTTGTTCCAACCCTTCACGCAGGCGGACAGTTCGACCACGCGGCGTTTTGGGGGGACGGGGTTGGGGCTGGCGATTGCGCGGCAGCTTGTGGAATTGATGCACGGTCGGATCGACGTGCGGAGCGCGGTGGGGAAGGGATCGGTGTTCACCTTCACGGCGCGGTTTGGGGCCGGCGAGGGCGAGGGCAGGGAGCGGACGACGTCGCGACCGGAACCGGGGATGCCCGACACCGGAGGCATGGGGGCGCCGGCACTGGGCGGCGGTGGCGGGAGCGGGGTGGACCGGAACGGATGCCTGGCGGGCCTGCGGGTGCTGCTGGCGGAGGACAACCCTGTGAACCGGATGGTGGGCGTCCAGTTTGTGCGGAAGCTCGGGTGTGATGTCGTGGTGGCGAAGGATGGGCTGGAGGTGTTGCAGGCGATGGAGCGGGCGACGTTCGATGCGATCCTGATGGATGGTCACATGCCGGAGCTGGACGGGTACGAGACGACGCGGCGGCTGCGGGAACATCCGCGGCACCGCGGGGTGCGGATCATTGCGTTGACCGCGGATGCGATGAGCGGGGATCGGGAGCGATGCCTGGCGGCGGGGATGGATGATTACCTCAGCAAGCCGATCCGGATGGAGGCCTTGCGGGCGGCATTGGAGCGGGTTCGGTCCGGGGTGTGTGCCGGTGCGTGAGTGTACCGGGTGGAGCTGTTACCGGGCGGACCGGGGTCTGGCGGGGGATGCGGGTCGTGCATCCCGGAGTTGTGGGGAGAGGCGCGAACTTCGCGAAGCGTCGCCTCGGAGGGCCGGGTTCCACGAGGCCGCAACGGTGTGGAGCGTTGGGTTGAGGACTCGCGGAGCTCGTCCCTCCGATGCGTTGCCTCCTCACCCAAAAAATCTGGGATGCACCGGGATGCGGGCGGAGCGAAGGGCCGGGCTTTTCTTGGGAAGCGGGGGTGCCTAGGGTTTCGGCGAGGCATGGCGAAGGCCAATCGTTATTACATCCCGGGGGAGGGGCGTGCGTCGGGGGTGCGCGACCTGTTCGCGTCCATCGCCCACCGTTACGACCTGATCAACGATCTGCAGAGTCTGGGGTTGCACCGTTGGTGGAAGGGGCGGCTGATCCGGTGGGCGGGGGTTCGACCGGGGGAGGAGGCGCTGGACCTGTGCTGCGGGACCGGGGACATCGCCTTCCGGCTGGCGGACGAGGGGGCGCGGGTGACGGCGGTGGATTTCAGCGAGGCGATGCTGGCGGTGGCGCGGAAGCGTGCGGAAGGGGGAGCGGGGCGGGGCGGGGACAGGGTGCGATTCGAGCAGGGGGATGCATTGGGACTGGCCCATGGGGCGGGGCGGTTCGACCTGGTGACCATGGCCTACGGGTTGCGGAATCTGGGCAGCCTTGACGGGGGATTGGCGGAGATGGCGCGGGTGACGCGGGCTGGGGGGCGGGTGTTGATTCTGGACTTCGGGAAGCCACGGGTGGGTTGGTGGCGCTGGCTGTATTTCCTGCACCTGCGGACGGTGGTGCCGTTGCTGGGACGATGGCTGTGCGGGGACACGGATTCGCACGGGTACATCCTGGAATCGCTGCGGCGCTATCCAGAAGGGGAGGAAGTGGCGCGCCGGATGGAGGGGGTGGGCTGGGAGCGGGTGGAGTGGTGGAACCTGCTTGGGGGGGTGATGACGGTGCACCGCGGCTGGCGGGCGCTTCCCCCGGGGGAGGGCGGGGAAACTGAAGGGACCGGGGAAGGGCGGGGGGGAGGATAGGACTCCCCGCCGGGAAGGTGGGCGGGAGGAACCGGACCGTGCGGTCAGGCCGGTGTCGCGAAGCGTCTGGCGACGTCATCCCAGTGGATGACGTTGAAGAAGGCGGCGACGTAATCGGCGCGGCGGTTCTGGTATTTGAGGTAGTAGGCGTGTTCCCAGACATCGATGCCGAGCAGGGGGGTACGGCCGGCCATGTAGGGGGAATCCTGGTTGGGGGTGATTTCGAGCCCGATTTCACCGGACGCCTTGTCCATGCTCAGCCAGGCCCAACCGGATCCGAAGACCGACATGGCGGCCCGGGTGAACTCTGTTTTGAAGGTGTCGAAGGTGCCGAACTTGCGGACGAGGGCTTCCATGAGGGGTCCGGAGGGGGTGGCGCCACCGTTCCGTCGGAGGAGATTCCAGAAGAGGGTGTGATTGACGTGGCCGCCGCCGTGGTTGCGGACGGCGGTGCGGATCGATTCCGGCACGGCTCCCAACTGGGAGATGAGGTCGCGGGCGGACTTGGCGGCAAGTTCGGGATGGCCTTCGAGGGCCCGGTTCAGGGAGGTCACGTAACTGGCATGGTGGCGCCCGTGATGGATCTCCATCGTGCTCTTGTCGATGAACGGTTCGAGGGCGTCGGCCGGATAGGGAAGGGGATCGAGCCGGTGGGGGCCTACGGGGTTGGCGGCCGGTTGGGCCGGTTGGGCCGGTTGGGCCGAGGCGACGAGGGTTGGGGAGAGGGCGGAGGCCAGGGCGACGGTTTTGAGGGCTGAGCGACGGTTCATCATAGGAATACCCGGGCAGGATGGGGCTGCACGGACTCGCGTCAACCGCGGGATGGACTGCGGCCAGGCAGGCGGTGCATCCCGGAGTTGTGGGTGAGGAGGCAGAGAATCGGAGGGACGAGCTCAGCGAGTCCTCCATCCACGGCACCCCTTCGCTGCGGGCCGGAGTCAGGAGGTGGGGCGATCCTCCACGACATCTTCG harbors:
- a CDS encoding DUF192 domain-containing protein; translated protein: MAWLFGVGLAVAGCDREAVSVSGRPGTAPGAPVAPATTGLGGAGSPWLDDGRPQAGLPRMRLYLGAHELDAELALTTAAIQKGMMWRTNVAETEGMLFVFGRPHQTAFWMKNVPIDIDVAYLDTEGIIREIHRLERFNTNPVPARTDTIQFALETAEGWFERRGIGPGVMVRTDRGSLRETFAGAGPRP
- the hemL gene encoding glutamate-1-semialdehyde 2,1-aminomutase codes for the protein MKRPNSERLFEEALRLMPGGVNSPVRAFRAVGGTPFFARRAAGARVWDADDREYIDYVGTWGPAIHGHAFPPIIRAVQEAAERGTSFGIPNPLEVEMARLIRELVPSVEKVRFTNSGTEACLTAVRLARGATGRDLMVKFAGCYHGHVDALLVKAGSGALTLGQPDSAGIPAEVARHTVVLPFNDFEAAQALFRERGREIAGLILEPVPANAGLYLPKPGYLEELRRLTDESGALLIFDEVMTGFRLARGGAQEVYGIRPDLSCFGKIIGGGLPVGAIGGRGDVMDRLAPVGPVYQAGTLSGNPLAMAAGLASLEALRDGAAYGRLEALGSRLEDGLREAARRHGIPMRLQRLGSLFCGYFTDREVHSLDDAMTSDRARFARFFHGLLDRGVYLAPSQFEAGFVSTAHTEADLETTVRCASEALAELARG
- the ruvX gene encoding Holliday junction resolvase RuvX translates to MRILALDHGTVRIGAAVSDELGMLAHPIEHLPAEPAATFLERLRGVLREKEVSLIVVGLPRNMDGSRGPAVEKVEVFVQFLKEAVAIPVRTWDERLTTTQAHRMLAERGLRERERRGRVDSSAAAVLLQSYLDAQAAGGAGGTTGV
- the truA gene encoding tRNA pseudouridine(38-40) synthase TruA, which produces MDGSEPAAAGGGVVRLRLVVAYDGTGYQGWQTQTIGQGVQEKVEEALRRVFPGAGALHGSSRTDTGVHALGMVAHVDLPRGEWRMPGWKAVLAVNAHLPGDIRVMGVRRARPDFHARFQAISKEYRYRIWNGPAENPLLRHQAWHVPRPLDRGAMREAARHLVGRHDFASFTANPGYARASTVRTILRCEVVGRSREVTVVIEGTGFLYKMCRGIAGTLVQVGLGRIDVRDMAGILERRDRRVAGMTAPAHGLVLWRVRYGRDGEQV
- a CDS encoding ribbon-helix-helix protein, CopG family, which encodes MQKLQVLFPDPMMRRLREEADREDVPLSEIIRKATAHWLDRLPSQARRLTRVPVVDAGRCLLDADGMKEALHE
- a CDS encoding response regulator — its product is MTIELPFLGPVPSRWWRGAARGLVFLGGWLALAGQAMGDSGASEDSIRGTMDGISAYWQVPDEHREGRHPVDMSVVVLYHDRHWGVGYYEDEAGNRGYLPVSREAPALEVGQRVRVRGETDWKSGIFGAGTTKEVLSMGAGWEPLRIEEGWEEHERYDLRWVEVEGPVVRTIESDEHHLEVQIQNAGFLVTGRILLKDRFVPVPQVSGARVRLRGVLTRTMDPQGRLTAVEVWAGHPGLIEISGWQREDPRFEVPVRDIGDLDTVAGGTLVRVRGEVREHEAGLQVTIRDATGQVRVRTLQARRLRPGGEVEAVGRAARAGIETRLEDGWVRLVSSDRRREPVPATGLPRLRVVEQVRELAREQAALGYPVGLHGVVTWSHPGAPTLFLEDATGGLQVRLSEADRERPPLPGMGVLISGVTEPGLYAPVVRATQVREGVSMGLPEARQVTLDHARAGIEEGQRIELTGYLREVGGGDGWSRMRLATPRGRFEARLPYDETLAGLVGGIVRVQGVCVAGANDSHQLTGIELWLPSSDGVVVDVAPTEDPFGLPMRSLESLGRFGTFRSLHRLVRVSGVVRLHVPGQYMVIEEGEDAAWVWSRNTEPVVPGTVVDVVGLPGRDGQALMVYEGSYRVRRVGAEPPATELTDVATANPAWVHRLTRLDGVVLDVFGGEEGLHMVLEKDSAAFKAWLAPNTLWAGGPIRRAWAPGSRVRLTGVYNPAQEEDEAMAGGVRIQMRAPSDVELLQAAPWWNLRRAAGVSLGLGVCALMGLGWAVSLQRRVRSQTGEIRAQNEDLVRARDAAEAATRAKSVFLANMSHEIRTPMNGVIGMTQLLLGTPLTKEQSSMAATLRDSAESLLNVLNDILDVSKIEAGKVDLERVQFDVRETVRSVTALLGPKATEKGIGMVAELGAEVPGKVWGDPLRVRQVLLNLVGNAIKFTRRGEVRVGVDVEESGGMGALPVCLRFTVADTGLGISEEARSRLFQPFTQADSSTTRRFGGTGLGLAIARQLVELMHGRIDVRSAVGKGSVFTFTARFGAGEGEGRERTTSRPEPGMPDTGGMGAPALGGGGGSGVDRNGCLAGLRVLLAEDNPVNRMVGVQFVRKLGCDVVVAKDGLEVLQAMERATFDAILMDGHMPELDGYETTRRLREHPRHRGVRIIALTADAMSGDRERCLAAGMDDYLSKPIRMEALRAALERVRSGVCAGA
- a CDS encoding ubiquinone/menaquinone biosynthesis methyltransferase; the protein is MAKANRYYIPGEGRASGVRDLFASIAHRYDLINDLQSLGLHRWWKGRLIRWAGVRPGEEALDLCCGTGDIAFRLADEGARVTAVDFSEAMLAVARKRAEGGAGRGGDRVRFEQGDALGLAHGAGRFDLVTMAYGLRNLGSLDGGLAEMARVTRAGGRVLILDFGKPRVGWWRWLYFLHLRTVVPLLGRWLCGDTDSHGYILESLRRYPEGEEVARRMEGVGWERVEWWNLLGGVMTVHRGWRALPPGEGGETEGTGEGRGGG
- a CDS encoding superoxide dismutase, translating into MNRRSALKTVALASALSPTLVASAQPAQPAQPAANPVGPHRLDPLPYPADALEPFIDKSTMEIHHGRHHASYVTSLNRALEGHPELAAKSARDLISQLGAVPESIRTAVRNHGGGHVNHTLFWNLLRRNGGATPSGPLMEALVRKFGTFDTFKTEFTRAAMSVFGSGWAWLSMDKASGEIGLEITPNQDSPYMAGRTPLLGIDVWEHAYYLKYQNRRADYVAAFFNVIHWDDVARRFATPA